A stretch of Prunus dulcis chromosome 6, ALMONDv2, whole genome shotgun sequence DNA encodes these proteins:
- the LOC117632207 gene encoding actin-depolymerizing factor 2-like: MANAASGMAVHDDCKLKFLELKAKRTYRSIVFKIEEKQKQVVVESVGEPTETYEQFAGKLPADECRYAVFDFDFLTPEGVQKSRIFFIAWSPDTSRVRSKMIYASSKDRFKRELDGIQIELQATDPTEIGLDVIKSRAS, translated from the exons atG GCCAACGCAGCATCTGGTATGGCTGTGCATGATGATtgcaaattgaagtttttGGAGCTTAAGGCCAAGAGGACCTACCGCTCAATTGTTTTCAAGATTGAGGAGAAGCAAAAGCAAGTTGTGGTGGAATCTGTTGGTGAACCAACAGAGACCTATGAGCAGTTCGCAGGAAAACTTCCCGCTGATGAATGTCGTTATGCTGTTTTCGATTTTGATTTCCTTACACCAGAAGGTGTCCAGAAGAGCCGCATATTCTTCATTGCATG GTCTCCTGATACATCGAGGGTGAGAAGCAAGATGATCTATGCAAGCTCGAAAGACAGATTTAAGAGAGAGCTTGATGGAATCCAGATTGAGTTGCAAGCGACTGATCCGACTGAGATTGGTCTTGATGTCATTAAAAGCCGTGCCAGCTAG
- the LOC117632206 gene encoding pentatricopeptide repeat-containing protein At3g53700, chloroplastic: MAFSFCLKCYPWSFTHSITQTPPPPPPPSSSHKPFTSLSFPLLHHHDQLVTHSSLSYSTPVSTHHLPPDFTPQQLLDTLRRQNDESSALRLFDWASKQPNFTPNSTIYEEVLRKLGKVGSFESMRNILDEMKLAGCQISSGTFLIFVQSYAAFDLYDEILGVVEMMENEFRCKPDTHFYNFLLNVIVEGDKLKLVETANMGMLSRGIKPDVSTFNILIKALCRAHQIRPALLLMEEMSNHGLSPDEKTFTTLMQGYIEEGDMKGALRMRDQMVEYGCPWTNVTINVLVNGFCKEGKVEEALSFIEKMSNEGFSPDQFTFNTLVKGLCRVGHVKHALEIMDVMLQQGFDLDIYTYNSLVSGLCKLGEIEEAVEILDQMVSRDCSPNTVTYNTLISTLCKENRVEEATKLARVLTSKGILPDVCTVNSLIQGLFLNSNHKAAVELFEEMKMNGCQPDGFTYSMLIDSYCSRGRLKEALNLLKEMELRGCARNVVIYNNLIDGLCKNKRIEDAEEIFDQMELQGISRNSVTYNILIDGLCQSRRVEEASQLMDQMLIEGLKPDKFTYNSLLTYFCRAGDIKKAADIVQTMTSNGCEPDIVTYGTLIGGLCKAGRIQVASRLLRSLQMKGLVPSPQAYNPVIQSLFKRKRTTEAMRLFREMMEKGDPPDSITYKIVLRGLCNGGGPIAEAVEFAVEMMGKGYLPEFSSFAMLAEGLQALSMEDTLINLVDMVMEKAKLSDREVSMISGFLKIRKYQDALATLGGILNSEKPKKSYWQR; encoded by the coding sequence ATGGCTTTCTCCTTCTGTCTCAAATGCTATCCTTGGTCTTTCACACACTCCATAACCCAGacaccgccaccgccaccgcctcCTTCTTCCTCTCACAAACCcttcacttctctctctttcccgcTTCTTCATCACCATGACCAGCTCGTCACCCACTCCTCACTCTCCTATTCAACCCCTGTCTCCACCCACCACCTCCCTCCAGATTTCACTCCACAGCAGCTTCTCGACACCCTCCGTCGCCAGAACGACGAGTCATCCGCGCTTCGCCTGTTCGACTGGGCCTCCAAGCAGCCCAATTTTACGCCCAATTCCACCATATACGAGGAGGTTCTTCGCAAGCTCGGAAAGGTGGGGTCTTTCGAGTCCATGAGGAATATCTTGGACGAGATGAAGCTCGCCGGTTGCCAGATTAGCTCAGGTACTTTCTTGATTTTTGTTCAGAGCTATGCGGCGTTTGATTTGTATGATGAAATTCTTGGTGTTGTGGAAATGATGGAAAATGAATTCAGATGCAAACCAGACACTCATTTTTACAACTTCTTGTTGAATGTTATTGTTGAGGGGGACAAGCTTAAACTAGTAGAAACTGCGAATATGGGTATGCTTAGTAGAGGAATTAAGCCGGATGTTTCCACGTTTAACATTTTGATAAAGGCTCTTTGTAGAGCTCATCAGATTAGGCCTGCCCTTTTGTTGATGGAAGAGATGTCAAACCATGGCTTATCCCCGGATGAGAAAACGTTCACGACCCTAATGCAGGGGTATATTGAGGAAGGTGACATGAAAGGTGCATTGAGAATGAGGGACCAGATGGTAGAATACGGGTGCCCTTGGACTAATGTGACTATTAATGTTTTGGTTAATGGGTTTTGCAAAGAGGGTAAGGTTGAGGAAGCGTTGAGTTTTATAGAAAAGATGTCGAATGAGGGGTTCTCTCCGGATCAGTTTACGTTTAATACGTTGGTGAAGGGGTTGTGCAGGGTGGGGCATGTTAAGCATGCTTTGGAGATCATGGATGTGATGCTTCAACAGGGATTTGATCTGGATATTTATACGTATAACTCATTGGTTTCTGGGTTGTGTAAGTTGGGTGAGATAGAAGAGGCAGTGGAAATTCTTGATCAGATGGTTTCCAGGGACTGTTCCCCAAATACCGTCACATATAATACTCTGATTAGCACGTTGTGTAAGGAGAACCGGGTTGAAGAGGCAACTAAACTCGCACGTGTTCTTACTAGCAAGGGAATCTTACCTGATGTTTGTACTGTCAATTCCCTGATTCAAGGTCTCTTCTTGAACAGTAATCATAAAGCAGCTGTGGAACTGTTTGAggagatgaagatgaatgGATGTCAACCTGATGGGTTTACTTACAGTATGCTAATTGATAGCTACTGTTCTAGAGGAAGGCTAAAGGAGGCTCTGAACCTGCTGAAAGAAATGGAGTTGAGAGGCTGCGCACGAAATGTAGTTATATACAATAATCTCATTGATGGATTGTGTAAAAACAAGAGAATCGAAGATGCAGAGGAGATTTTTGATCAGATGGAACTCCAGGGGATTTCAAGAAATTCAGTGACCTACAACATCCTTATTGATGGCCTTTGTCAGAGTAGGAGGGTGGAGGAAGCTTCTCAGCTTATGGACCAGATGTTAATAGAAGGCTTGAAGCCTGACAAGTTCACCTACAATTCCCTGCTCACATATTTCTGTAGGGCGGGGGATATAAAGAAGGCAGCAGATATTGTTCAGACAATGACTTCAAATGGGTGTGAACCAGACATAGTTACATATGGGACCCTGATTGGGGGGTTATGTAAGGCAGGTAGAATTCAGGTTGCAAGTAGACTCCTCAGAAGTCTGCAGATGAAAGGGTTGGTTCCGTCTCCACAAGCGTATAACCCTGTAATACAATCACTATTTAAACGAAAGAGAACAACAGAAGCCATGAGGCTTTTTCGAGAAATGATGGAAAAAGGTGATCCTCCAGATTCTATAACATATAAGATTGTCCTTCGTGGGCTTTGTAATGGTGGAGGACCAATTGCAGAAGCAGTTGAATTTGCAGTTGAGATGATGGGGAAAGGATATTTACCAGAATTCTCATCATTTGCTATGCTGGCCGAAGGACTCCAAGCTTTATCTATGGAGGATACCTTAATTAACCTTGTTGATATGGTCATGGAGAAAGCAAAACTTTCAGACAGAGAAGTTTCCATGATAAGCGGTTTCCTCAAAATCCGTAAATATCAAGATGCATTGGCCACTCTTGGTGGTATCTTGAATAGCGAAAAGCCCAAAAAATCTTATTGGCAAAGATGA
- the LOC117632325 gene encoding uncharacterized protein LOC117632325 — translation MCQKYAENARKRLNFYSDAILSQDSSAALGFILQAQPLAQVGEKLLQSIKHKQEALMWERPKLRNILKPTCMDLGEKLQDIEIPLRGIAIAATSCPSFPVALIKNVQPDALHDMKRRIHDKLEQLERFAPLCILKKKKKSLDESFWPLETIFREDLLAFFFLDCLKLLQQNTEAVEECRESYSENESSHGSENQSHGGIKWSWSISCIIPSKTSLFFAVKCSVSLGLAVLLGLLFNEREAYWAGLTIAISFVRGRQATFTIANARAQSTAMGSIYGILCCFIFRKVENLSFLPLLPWLVFTSFLRHSRMYGQAGGISAAVGALLILGRRHYGPPLDFAIARITEAVIGLICFITIEILIYTARAATLAKHKLSLSLGTLQECIKDVVLFDNQNNQNNMQASIFPKLRQKQKKLKSHVNKLQKFIEEAELEPNFWFIPFNGSCYRKLLRSLSKMGDLSLFMSNKIEFLSVVLQRCEVDSEDLQKPLKCIKNDIELFKKKVETSLQCLQELSSKKSLAVHDKHDIELGTSPKANECRCLETEKDEMECILNSFLQHSNEVSDRVGTNTEGEDQKLKSQVIVCLAGLGFCISSLLREVREMEKEFQELVNLENPSTHVIV, via the exons ATGTGCCAAAAATATGCTGAAAACGCTAGGAAAAGGTTGAACTTCTATTCAGATGCCATCTTGTCCCAAGACAGCTCGGCTGCACTTGGCTTTATTTTACAAGCACAGCCCTTGGCTCAAGTAGGAGAAAAGCTCCTTCAAagtatcaaacacaaacag GAAGCCTTAATGTGGGAGAGACCAAAACTCAGAAATATCCTGAAACCAACTTGCATGGATCTGGGAGAAAAATTGCAGGACATAGAAATACCCTTGAGAGGGATTGCAATTGCTGCAACTTCTTGCCCTTCTTTTCCTGTTGCCTTGATTAAGAATGTGCAACCAGATGCTTTACATGACATGAAAAGGCGAATACACGACAAGCTGGAGCAACTCGAGCGTTTTGCACCCTTATGCAtactaaagaaaaagaaaaaatctttGGATGAGTCCTTCTGGCCCCTCGAAACCATTTTTCGTGAAGATTTGCtggctttcttttttctggaTTGTTTGAAACTCCTCCAACAAAATACTGAGGCAGTTGAAGAATGCAGGGAGAGCTACTCTGAAAATGAAAGTTCACATGGTTCAGAAAATCAAAGCCATGGTGGTATCAAATGGAGCTGGAGCATTTCATGCATTATACCAAGCAAAACAAGCCTATTTTTTGCAGTTAAGTGCTCAGTTTCATTAGGCCTTGCTGTGCTATTGGGTTTGTTGTTTAATGAGAGAGAAGCATATTGGGCAGGCCTCACAATTGCAATAAGTTTTGTCAGAGGAAGACAAGCAACATTTACAATTGCCAATGCCCGAGCACAATCTACGGCCATGGGATCAATCTACGGAATCTTGTGTTGCTTTATTTTCCGTAAAGTTGAGAATCTAAGTTTCTTACCTCTTCTTCCTTGGTTAGTTTTCACAAGCTTTCTAAGGCACAGCAGGATGTATGGCCAAGCTGGTGGAATATCAGCAGCTGTAGGGGCACTGCTGATACTTGGTAGGAGACATTATGGCCCTCCACTTGATTTTGCAATTGCTAGAATCACAGAGGCTGTTATTGGATTGATTTGTTTCATCACCATAGAGATTCTCATATACACTGCAAGAGCAGCAACTCTAGCAAAACATAAACTTTCACTTAGCTTGGGAACTCTTCAAGAATGCATCAAAGATGTAGTTCTTTTTGACAACCAAAACAACCAAAACAACATGCAAGCTTCAATCTTTCCAAAATTGAGACAGAAACAGAAGAAGTTGAAGTCCCATGTCAATAAGTTACAAAAGTTCATTGAAGAAGCTGAACTGGAGCCTAATTTCTGGTTCATCCCTTTCAATGGTTCTTGCTACAGAAAGCTCCTGAGGTCTTTATCAAAGATGGGGGATCTTTCACTTTTTATGTCCAACAAAATAGAATTTCTGTCAGTTGTCTTACAGAGATGTGAAGTTGATTCAGAGGACCTCCAAAAACCCCTGAAGTGCATTAAAAATGACATAGAACTTTTCAAGAAAAAAGTTGAGACTTCACTGCAATGCCTCCAAGAGCTGTCTTCCAAGAAGTCTCTTGCAGTACATGACAAGCATGACATTGAGTTGGGTACATCACCAAAAGCAAATGAGTGTAGGTGTTTGGAGACAGAGAAGGATGAGATGGAATgcattttaaattcttttcttcaacATTCCAATGAAGTATCTGACAGAGTTGGTACCAATACTGAAGGTGAGGATCAGAAGCTGAAGAGCCAAGTTATTGTTTGCTTGGCTGGCCTAGGGTTTTGCATCAGTAGTTTACTCAGGGAAGTAAGAGAGATGGAGAAAGAGTTTCAAGAACTGGTCAATTTGGAAAACCCTTCAACCCATGTCATAGTATGA
- the LOC117631550 gene encoding UNC93-like protein 3 has protein sequence MDSAASHDLEKPLLVDDLPVLKRRSHARDVHILSCAFLLIFLAFGATQNLESTLITEKNLGTTSLGILYLSFAFFSLVASSVVRALGSKNSLILGTTGYWLFIAAHLKPTWCIMVPVSLYLGFASAIIWVEQGTYLTAAARSHARDNGLHEGTIIGNFNGEFWGMFACRQFVGNLLPLVLLRGGTEGNQSDTTLLFTVFLCSMTLGTILMCFLNKRDDEEEKDPHNAESLSLYASLSSLSKSIVAPMFDVRMVLIIPLMAYTGLQQAFVWAEFTKYIVSPMLGVSGVGGAMAVYGAFDAACSLTAGRLTSGLKSITLIVSGGAFVQAVIFLWLLLCYSPSTGILGTINLLIMAALLGIGDGVFNTQLSALIGIFFKDDTEGAFAQLKVWQCSAVALIFFISPYISLQAMLVLMLSAICLSYAAFVYLSQQGEKALSLQVQVQVQAQVRDVCT, from the exons ATGGACTCTGCTGCTTCTCATGACCTAGAGAAGCCACTCCTTGTCGATGATTTGCCGGTTCTGAAAAGAAGGAGTCATGCAAGAGATGTTCATATTCTCAGCTGTGCTTTCTTGTTGATCTTTCTTGCTTTTGGTGCAACTCAAAACCTAGAGAGCACTCTCATCACT GAGAAGAACTTGGGTACCACTTCGCTTGGAATTTTGTATCTATCTTTCGCATTTTTCTCTTTGGTGGCATCCTCAGTGGTTCGAGCACTGGGTTCAAAGAACTCTTTGATCCTTGGCACCACTGGCTACTGGTTGTTCATAGCTGCACATTTAAAACCAACTTG GTGTATAATGGTTCCAGTTTCTCTGTACCTTGGATTTGCCTCTGCAATAATATGGGTTGAGCAG GGGACATATCTAACTGCTGCGGCACGCAGTCATGCCAGAGATAATGGCTTGCATGAAGGAACAATTATTGGCAACTTCAATGGAGAATTTTGGGGAATGTTTGCATGTCGCCAG TTTGTTGGAAATCTTTTACCACTTGTCTTGCTAAGAGGTGGAACG GAGGGAAATCAAAGCGATACGACGCTATTGTTCACTGTGTTTCTCTGCAGTATGACCTTAGGTACCATACTGATGTGCTTCTTAAATAAAAGGGacgatgaagaagagaaggaccCCCATAATGCTGAATCTCTCAGCTTATATGCTTCTCTGTCATCTTTGTCAAAGTCAATCGTTGCTCCCATGTTTGATGTACGGATGGTATTGATCATCCCCCTTATGGCCTATACAGGATTACAACAAGCATTCGTATG GGCTGAATTCACCAAGTATATCGTTAGTCCAATGCTCGGTGTGTCAGGTGTGGGAGGTGCAATGGCAGTTTATGGGGCTTTTGATGCAGCA TGTTCACTCACTGCCGGCCGCCTTACCTCCGGTCTCAAGTCCATCACTCTTATCGTTTCTGGCGGAGCTTTTGTTCAGGCTGTCATATTCCTCTGGCTTCTTCTATGTTACAG CCCATCAACTGGAATACTTGGAACCATAAACCTTCTCATAATGGCAGCTCTATTAGGGATTGGTGATGGAGTTTTCAACACACAGCTCAGTGCTCTGATTGGAATATTCTTCAAGGACGATACG GAAGGAGCATTTGCACAGCTCAAGGTGTGGCAGTGTAGTGCTGTTGcactcatcttcttcatcagtCCATACATCTCATTGCAAGCAATGCTGGTGCTTATGCTGTCTGCAATCTGCCTCTCGTACGCCGCCTTCGTTTACCTATCCCAGCAAGGAGAGAAAGCACTCTCACTTCAAGTTCAGGTTCAAGTTCAGGCTCAGGTTCGTGATGTGTGCACATGA
- the LOC117632247 gene encoding UNC93-like protein 3, with product MESADFRGEETPLVVENSPIQSRRKHTRDVHILSSAFLLIFLAYGAAQNLETSLNTEDDLGTISLGILYLSFTFFSLVASPVVQAMGSKNALLLGTTGYWLFIAANLKPTWYTMVPASLYMGFAASIIWVGQGTYLTSTARSHARDNNLHEGTVIGHFNGEFWGMFACHQLIGNLVSLAMLRDGTGGSTSGTTYLFSVFLISMTLGTTLMCFLHKRDGKGEEDPQGSSLSFYASLLSLSKSIITPLFDVRMLLIIPLMAYSGLQQAFVWAVYTKYIVTPTLGVSGVGGAMAVYGAFDAICSLTAGRLTSGVKSITIIVSGGVLLQAIIFLWILLLYSPVSGALGIIYPLIMAALLGIGDGVLNTQLSALLGIFFKNDTEGAFAQLKVWQSASIAVVFFINSYISLQAMLIIMLAAIVLSYGAFVFLSLREKAFPSSSS from the exons ATGGAGTCTGCGGATTTTCGTGGTGAAGAGACGCCACTCGTCGTCGAAAATTCGCCAATCCAAAGCCGGAGGAAGCATACAAGAGATGTTCATATTCTCAGCTCTGCCTTCTTGTTGATTTTTCTCGCTTATGGTGCCGCTCAGAACCTGGAGACCAGTCTCAACACT GAGGATGATTTGGGTACCATTTCACTTGGGATTTTGTATTTGTCTTTCacatttttctctttggtGGCGTCTCCGGTGGTTCAAGCAATGGGATCAAAGAATGCTTTGCTTCTTGGGACTACTGGCTACTGGTTGTTCATAGCTGCAAATTTGAAACCAACTTG GTATACTATGGTTCCAGCTTCTTTGTACATGGGATTTGCTGCTTCAATTATATGGGTTGGGCAG GGGACATATTTAACTTCTACTGCGCGTAGTCATGCCAGAGATAATAACTTACACGAAGGAACAGTTATCGGTCATTTCAATGGAGAATTTTGGGGAATGTTTGCCTGTCACCAG TTGATTGGAAATCTTGTGTCACTCGCCATGCTAAGAGATGGAACA GGGGGAAGTACTAGCGGCACAACCTATTTGTTCAGTGTGTTTCTCATCAGTATGACTTTAGGTACCACACTGATGTGCTTCTTACATAAACGGGATGGTAAAGGAGAGGAGGACCCCCAGGGCTCTTCTCTCAGCTTTTATGCTTCTCTATTATCTTTGTCAAAGTCAATCATCACTCCTTTGTTTGATGTACGGATGCTATTGATCATCCCCCTTATGGCGTATTCAGGATTACAACAAGCATTTGTGTG GGCTGTATACACCAAGTATATTGTTACTCCAACGCTCGGTGTGTCTGGTGTTGGTGGTGCAATGGCAGTTTATGGGGCTTTTGATGCAATA TGTTCTTTGACTGCTGGTCGACTCACCTCTGGTGTGAAGTCCATCACTATTATAGTTTCTGGTGGAGTCCTCCTTCAGGCTATTATATTCCTGTGGATTCTTTTATTATACAG CCCAGTGAGTGGTGCACTTGGTATTATCTACCCTCTTATAATGGCAGCTCTCTTGGGCATTGGTGATGGAGTCTTAAATACACAGCTGAGTGCTTTGCTTGGGATATTCTTCAAGAACGACACT GAAGGAGCATTTGCACAGCTGAAGGTCTGGCAGAGCGCTTCAATTGCAGTCGTCTTCTTTATCAATTCATACATCTCATTGCAGGCAATGCTGATAATTATGCTTGCCGCAATCGTCCTCTCATACGGTGCCTTCGTTTTTCTGTCGCTTCGAGAGAAAGCGTTCCCATCTTCGAGTTCATAA
- the LOC117632248 gene encoding uncharacterized protein LOC117632248 yields MLRSLFTSTLTTLSLRWPVLIYAATWTTLLTLTVAVASFSPEVAFVSSISSTSSFSRACDSEGSVRVPSDVPGDILCLPAHLFSKSSIDFIVPPVFAAVVVAGSAFLVRAVGLWETDEVP; encoded by the coding sequence ATGCTCCGCTCGCTCTTTACCTCCACCCTCACGACCCTCTCCTTGCGCTGGCCAGTGCTAATCTACGCCGCCACGTGGACCACATTGCTCACTCTGACGGTGGCCGTGGCCTCCTTCTCCCCCGAGGTCGCGTTCGTCTCCTCCATTTCGTCGACGTCTTCCTTCTCCCGCGCCTGCGACTCGGAAGGCTCCGTTAGGGTTCCGTCGGACGTGCCGGGAGATATCCTGTGCTTGCCGGCTCACCTGTTCAGTAAGTCCAGCATCGATTTCATCGTGCCCCCTGTTTTCGCGGCGGTTGTGGTGGCTGGGTCGGCTTTCCTGGTTCGAGCCGTGGGCTTGTGGGAGACTGATGAGGTCCCTTGA
- the LOC117631217 gene encoding short-chain dehydrogenase TIC 32 B, chloroplastic-like: MGIFALMTGRPGPCGFGSASTAEQVTEGVDASNLTAIVTGGASGIGFETARVLALRRAHVIIAARNIEAANEAKQAIIKENISARVDVLKLDLCSLKSVRAFVDSFNALDLPLNLLINNAGVMFCPHQLSEDGVEVQFATNHLGHFLLTNLLLEKMKNTARTTGVEGRIVILSSLAHTTPYQEGIRFDKINNRIGYSELKAYGQSKLANLLHSNELSRRLQEEGVNITVNSVHPGLIMTPLMRHSPLLMKTFKLFTFWMWKNVPQGAATTSYVALHPKMKGVTGKYFVDCNELKPSSHARDEKLAKKLWDFSNKLIDGASKS, translated from the exons ATGGGTATCTTTGCATTGATGACAGGAAGGCCAGGGCCTTGTGGGTTTGGGTCAGCTTCAACTGCTGAGCAGGTCACTGAAGGAGTTGATGCTAGCAACCTTACCGCTATTGTTACTG GTGGGGCAAGTGGGATTGGGTTTGAGACAGCAAGAGTCTTGGCACTTCGTAGAGCCCATGTCATCATTGCCGCCAGAAACATAGAGGCTGCTAATGAAGCAAAACAGGctattattaaagaaaatataagtgCCCGAGTGGATGTTCTGAAACTTGACCTCTGCTCTCTCAAGTCTGTTAGAGCATTTGTTGATAGCTTCAACGCTCTTGATCTTCCTCTCAACCTCTTAAt AAACAATGCTGGTGTTATGTTCTGCCCCCACCAGCTTTCAGAAGATGGAGTAGAGGTGCAGTTTGCAACCAACCATCTTG GCCATTTTCTCTTAACAAACCTTCTGcttgagaaaatgaagaacaCTGCTAGAACTACTGGTGTAGAAGGCAGAATTGTGATTCTGTCATCACTTGCTCATACAACCCCTTACCAAGAGGGGATTCGATTCGACAAGATCAACAATCGAATTGG TTACTCAGAACTGAAGGCATATGGGCAATCCAAATTAGCAAACTTACTGCATTCCAATGAGCTCTCTCGTCGATTGCAG GAAGAAGGTGTGAACATAACAGTCAACTCAGTCCACCCAGGATTGATCATGACACCTCTCATGAGGCATTCTCCTCTTTTGATGA AAACTTTCAAGTTGTTCACCTTTTGGATGTGGAAGAATGTACCTCAg GGAGCAGCCACAACATCATATGTAGCACTGCACCCAAAAATGAAAGGTGTGACTGGAAAATACTTTGTGGACTGCAACGAGTTGAAACCCAGCTCACATGCTAGAGATGAAAAGTTGGCCAAAAAGCTTTGGGACTTCAGCAACAAGTTGATCGATGGGGCTTCCAAAAGCTGA